TATACCAACGTGAAAGCCGAAAGTTGGAAAAGGTGTAGATTTTGTGGTTTTGATTGCGCTCTCACTAGAGCCTTGAAGAAGAGTCTACGAGGGTGTCTGTTGGATTGTTTTATTGCTGGGAATGAAAACCATAGATAGACTTGTAATATGTATGGGTGATCATGGACATGTCAGTGGCAGGGTTGGATATGTCTAGAGTGATGAGTGGGGAGATGTGGTATCGTGTTAAATCCTGTAATTAAAGTCTCCCACAATTCAATGTGGCGAATAAATAGAGGTGACTcaagctagtaactaagagattggattatcACTCAACGATGTTATTTTTGTCGAAATAATTCCTTCCCTCATAGCATGCCGATGTGGAAGTGCGGCGAGTTTTGAGCAATTCATCTGAAGATATCAAAGTAATTGTTAATCAGCTAATCGGGAGTTGTTGTAGGAGTTTAAACATGATTGACAGTTGAGGTGATTTTCCATTAAAGATCGGTGTAGGTTTTGTTTGaaatctccaagtgggagattgttgagtatGTAGAATTTTGAATAAGGAAGTAAAAGAGCACCTCGCAGATCGCGAGGATGAAGTCACTAGGCGCGAGGTCAAGTGTCAAAACGTGAGAAACATAGTCAAGTTGTTTGATATTTCAGATGTAGATGATGTCGCGGATCGCAACATATGGGTCGCTAAACGCGATTTATGTCTTGGCCAGCAAGTTGTTTCCTTATGTTTGGCTCTATATAACATAACCCTAACCTCATTCTTTCAGTGTGTACAAATTTAATAGATGAAAATCTCTTGTTTGCGTTGTGGACTAAACTCTCCTCCATGCCAATGGAGTTTGGATATACCGTATAAAATTATTGTGTCGTTTATCGTTTATTTATTGTTTTATAGTTCATTTTATTCGTTTGTCGTCCATGAGTTATGTAATTGACGATACCACAATCATATGTTCTTGTTAGGGTCCATAAAATTCGTAACAATAAAGTTGTAATTTTTTGATTATATTAATAAAATTCTGTGTATAAAATTATATATGATTGGTGTCTAAATGCAAAATTGTGTGATCACATATGTCcatatgtaaataaaaatatagttatgtaCATACAAATCCGACAAAACAAGATACACTGAAATATAGAATCAACTTCTTCAAATTTTAATTACACAAAATGAAATAAAAATACAACCACCCTTTTGTCTAGAGATGCTTACCTACACACTCACAAACAGATTCAACTATGAGTTTTTACTCATCAAGAGCTCTTGATCAAAGCTTTTATTTGGGTTCaattcaacaaaaaaaaaaaaaaaaaaaaaaaaaaaaatttgactttATTAGTTAATCTTAGAGCAAACTTTCCTAACTTCACCTTCAGAACCAGTAAGAACCCCAATCCTGCCCATCTTAATCATAGACACACCAAAGTCCTCAAAGAAAGTGGAATCATGGCCAGTAGCTTGAATCAAATACGCTTTAGTCTCGGGGTCGTCAAGCAAAGCTGCATCGGATGTTAAAAGACCTCTTCTTTTAGTCAGTAGTCTGTAGTAAGAGTCATCAAATGTCAAGAAGCTCCCTGGGTCTAACTCAGCTATTGTGGTTGGGTCTGCTGGTTTACATTTCTTCTTCAACTGCGCAATGTAGTTTGGGTCCATGGTGGGGTCGGTATCGCCTTTCCCCGTGAAGTTGTAGAGGCGGCTTGTGAATGATGAACAATGAGACATTCCTATGGTGTGTCCTCCTGAATATTGATCATGGTCACATGATAACACTGTTAGACCATGTATAATTAAGTAAAAGATATTCCCCTTTTCGATTAGCGATAACAGAAAATAAATTATCCGTTTAACCAGGGGAGGACCTAGTGGCGGAAGCAGGATTTTTcttcaccgggggcgaaatttttttttaaaaccgtagcaacttttttgggcaaaatatggagtttttgggacaaaaattggaggtatttaggcaaaattttgaggtttttggataaaatttgaaggtttgtgggcaaaatttgaaggttttggggcaaaatttagagaattgtgggcaaaatttgaaggttttgaggcaaaatatgtaggttttggggcaaatggcttttgggtttggggcaaaatgaaaaaaatccaaatttttacactaaaattttgAAATCGACTAGGGGCGGGCGCCCCCCTGCCCCCCCTCTAAATTCGCCCCTGGGAGGACCTATTAACGGTCAGCTAGGGCCCGCTGTCCCCGACGACCCAAATTTTTTTCAATGTATTTATGTGTTAATGTTTGACATTTAGTGTATTCATATGTTAAAAGTCCACATTTTGCGCTCGTTTACTTGCTTTTTTCAAATTTATAACATTTTGCACCTGTTAAAGCAAATTTCTCATTCTGCCACTGCGTTTAACCGTTTATTCATAGCATCTTACTGTTTTTCTTTTCTACATTACTGAatttgtaaaaaataaaaaataaaaaaataggtaCCTGATAGAACAACAAGGTCTTTTGAGTTTAGTCCCCTTAGTGCAAATGAGGCCTTCAAACTAGTAATGTTCAAGAAAAATGGTGGCAAGCCAGATACAGGATTTAACGGATCACTGATTAGGGACACCCTTCCGTCTCTTCGACCAGTTTCTACGTACCAATGTGGTCCCATTGTCTGTCAACAAAATAATAATTAGATATAAGATAAAAACAATCTGTTCCAATAATGTTGTAGACATGAAGTTTATTTTTTAGATCAGAAGAAGTCTACCGCAACAGTAACATCTCTAGCAACAATGGCTACGATGTCAGCGCATGAAACCACGCCAGGACAAGCTTTTTCTAAAGCTGTCTTCACCCTATCAATGATGTTGTACCCTCTCAAGGTTAGATTTGGGATTGAGAATTTTTCTGATTGATTAGTTGGAGAATCCAATAAAACCGATCCATCACAACCCTGCAATTATAAGGTCACAAAACTCATCAACGTTATTGACTATCATGATATGCATGTTACTAAATAATAGAATTAAAAGTTTAGCATAACTAAATAAGGATGCATGGTATTAACTAATAGGTGTGGTATTCAGCAGTATATGATTAGTGATCCATCAACCAGAAGATTGTGTTTTCAATCTCGCTAGAGGGACACATAAAGTATATAATGTGTTATAAAAGAAATGAAGTGTCCATGACAAAGTAGCCTATAATGGTTTGAGTTCTGACATCCTTAAGGTTTCGGACTTAAAAATCCTAGCAACATATTTGGGTGTCAAGGAAAATAGTAAAAAATGATCATGGGATAATATCGTTAAACCTTGTACCTCTGAGTAAAAAATAGTCGATCGAGTAGCCTAAACAAAGACAAAATCTTTTATCAtatacgtttataaataataagaaGGGAATGAGGGTGGCATATTCAGGGCCGGTCCTATACTTTGTGATGCCCTGGGCGATATAGTCAGAAAATGCCCCTTATAAGTTTATGCTTGCGAAATTCAAAATAAAATTATactcgcgaaattcaaaatatttGAACTAATATATTCAAATTTTTAGACTCTTCTATATTTTTGTGCTCTGAACGGTTGCCCATCTTACCCGTGTCCGAAGACGCCTCCCACTAAAAGGCTAAAAGGAACTTAAATATAATATGAACTATTTGGGTAACAAATAAAACTGGAATtctagtaaattttaaaagttaaatcaCTTTTATAAAATGAAATAAAACAAGCCTGTAGACCTTGTAGTTTGAATTTAGATATATCATGTTAAAGCTATATTATTCTATCTAATTTAAAGATTCATAATATTGATTCTAAAAATTTAagaaatattaattatattctacTACCAAATACATTAAAATCGTACGAGTTGTACTTGTGCTTTTAGAAAAAAATGCTAATACTAACGAGTTGTTTTTGTAAATAAATACTCCGTACTACGTATCAAATATAAATATTTGGGGTTAATTATAGAATTTTTCAGTTCATGTGGGTTTGGTTTGCTAAATAATAAAGAGTAGAGGGACTTTTGTGAAAAATGGTCATCTTTTTCACATCTTTCTTCTGCCATTATCGAAACTTACTGCGAGACTTTTATTTCCCACAAAAACTCGTTAATTTTTCTTGAAAAAATACCAGTAAATTCACATGAGGCTTCTTGTTTGCTGCCCCCATATCAGCTGCTGCCCTGTGCGATCGCCCTGGTCGCCCAGCCCTAAAACCGGCCCTGGGCATATTACATACCTTAATGAAGCAATCATGGAAGTGCATTCTCAACAAAGGGCCAGAAAGTGATGGTGCAACGGCCATAACATCGCTGATGACCTTATATACAATCTTTTCGGCTTCAGGGCACGATTTCTCATAGAACCCGACTTTCAAACCTTGGCCGTTGACATGCGACAACAAGAGTGCTTGAACCATCATTTGAAGCATGAAAACACAAAGTAAGTTTTTGAAAACAGCCATTTTTAAATCTGAAAGAGTTGTATTTGTGAGATATTTGAAATGTTAATATATCAAGGCTCATTTTATAGTTGATTAGAGGAGAAACTTATTACTTAATAATGTCATACAAGAAGTTGTCACCACATGGcaattttaattatttagtttcattTTCGTGATGGCTAAGATGTGGTGGAAATTAAAGTATCATGCTTTTGGTATAATTCTCACTTAATCACATAAATTAAAAAAATAGCGTTGACTTACTTAAACATGAAAACGAAGCTTTACCCTTGTGATATACATCAGGTATCTATATATTTGTACATTTGAAGATAAATCAATTAAGCTCCTCTTATCTTAGTTAAGAAGACAACAAAGCATAAATTAAACTGATGAGACAACAGACTATCATTTGAACTAGCCATAGACATTTTGATCATAGCTGGATCATTCGGTAATTTATCCTATTAATACGTGTTTCCATGTACCCATTTTAACTAGCTCGACGTACTATTAAATACACGAACCATCCTAAGATAGTTGAGACTAGTTAAGGGCGGTAAACTAATTGCGAGAAGTCGTAGATTCAAATCTTGAGGTGATCAGAAAAAGTGGAAACGGAAACATACTATTCTGATAGACCGAGTAGATCAGAATTAAAATGTTGCTCTCCCGGATAACAACTCTAACAAGAAATATATCATACTAAAAATATATACTCGACTTCTATCTAAAGAGGTCAAATGTGAATAACCATGAGGTGGTAGCCGAGTGGCGATTCTTACTTTTTCTACTTAATAGAAATGGAGGTAAGGAGTTCAAatccatgaagaaaaaaaaaaaaaaaaaaaaaaaaccccttcATGGCCACAAAAGTTCAACATGCGCGACTCCGGACAACTTGCAAAGCAGGTTGTCACTTCAGGATTATAAGTCTCAGACAAAACAAGTTGAAATATCGGgcccgaaatgaaactaaaaaaaAGGTCAAGTGAGAATTCTACGTGAGTTTTTGAGAGGTAAGCATTTCTTAGGgggaaatttttatttttattttttcgtttttttcaaaaattaagattatatgtaaatataaacatttaaaaagacacttaTTGATAAATGTTAATTATTTTGGCTGGAGAATGCTCGgataaataaatgataacatgcatcatgaaTAATGTTTTAATTATAGTTTTTTCCATCTTATATggagttttttttttaatatcgcctgatttagagtttagagtttagtgttttaAGTAATTAGTCCTTTAAAcccaaaatactaaaccctaaactctaaagctTAAACCCAAAAcagtaaaccctaaaccccaatcatatatatataaagataaaaaGATCATGATGTACAACGATAATGTCTACAAGCAACCACACAATCATGGTATGTTCTCTGTTGATAGTTGATAGTGAGTACGTACGGAGTATTCAATTTGTATTTAACAATGTTATACTCTGTAATAACTTGCAATTATTTTTTTCAGTCAATTATGAATTAACTTAGAAATAATACATGTGTGCTTATATTAACTTGAATGGTTGTTACAAGTTTGAATATTAAAAGTTattgaatttttataaaatattacatTTATTCTAAAAAAATTGTTAAATTTTACCGTCCATTTAAACTAACTCGTATGGGTCAAATTTACACAGAAACTAAAGATAACAAACCTTTGGTTcaaatgatatgattatgattggaatttctatttttataataaaaagcaCTACCGACTCGAGTACATATGGTAATAGGATTAACATGAATAGTAAAGTGGGAGTCAATAGGATAGCTTTATTTTGTCTTGTCCTTAGCAAGTATGCTAATTTCTTATTGTTCAAATTAAAAGTAATAGAATGCAAATAATTGTAATGAGATTTAAATGGTGCTCAAGTTCATTTGAATGGACGGTGTAACTTGTGTTGAAGGTGTATAAAATTTGATCAAATAAATAACAATttgtatcagatttggtaaacaaGCCTTAAGAATTTCGTTATCTTATTTAGTTGTTCTAGTAGGTTGAAGCATTAAGCATCTAATAGATATTTATGTACTGTCTTTTGTTTGAATGACAGTTTGCTTATGGAATAAGTAAACTAATTTAGAAAACCTAAAGGCTTTAACTTTTAAGTTTAATGTTTCCGCTATAAATTGTACTCTCATAGCCGGCCTCATTGTAATCTGAGCACATTAATAAAGAAAAATCTTTGATTTGTGCTCGCGGAATAACATTTCCCTGTGTTTGAAGTTGGGATATAACTACGTTAAATTCTTGTGCGATTTATGCTTTACGATTATCGTTTATGTTTGTGATTAATCGTTTGTTGTTTGTGGGTGTTGTTAGGAATTTTAGTGAGCCCCAACAAGAACTTGATAACCCCAAGTTATCAAACCCACGAACAATAAACAAATAATTCAAGTGAACAAAGAAAATAAATTGCAAGAACGTAAAAGAACACAagaatataacgtggttatatccaaTATTGCTATTGGTTTAATCCACGGCCAACCAAAGAAAAACTCTCATTAAAATTCGTAGGTAATAATTTATAGGTTACATATGAGATTATTTATAGGATAAAATAAACTAGGAACTAGCTTAGGGAGCAAGCTAGGATATTCTAGAACCACAATCCCAATAATATACGGAGTATCAAGTCCTAATTGAAATATATATCCTACACGTACGTGAGACTTCTAAAAAAGATTCATGCTTTTAATAAATCTCACATTTGGTGAGCCTAATGTCACCATTGGTGACATTCATGTTTCTTCAGCTTCCAACTAGCTCGATCCTAATTACACGCAATCACTTTTGTTTCTCACGTATTGGACATATTGTCACCAAATGTGACTTGTTGATCCCAATTAATTGTTTATATCTCCTTCACACTttactccaacaatctcccacttgaaggagtATTTAAACAAATCCATCTTTAACCTGACTTTATCACCATCAATATCATCCCACAATAACAACTTGACCCGCTAATTatacctccttttgataccgcTGGATGAGACAtccgaatcacgccgcacttcattCTATAACCTTCGAACAAGTGAAGTGTTTCGACATCAAAAAATACTGCTGAGCTATAATACGATCTTTATGTTACTAGCTTGGGACCAAGAACTACTCTTTGGTTATGGCACCTACCTCCTTAGTTTAAGAGATAACGGGTCGTTTGAGTCCGACCCGACCCAATCAACCTcatcgcccaagcgatccacccGTACAAAACTCCATCCACCCGATTTATCTTTCTAACAAAGAATAAACCCGCTGGTAGAACGAACATGTGGATAACACCATCAAGGCAACCGTGTGAAAACGCAATCACACCCTTGATCTTTCACATAACCGCCTTagctttcaccattggaacaccgacCACATACGTGCGCACGTCTTTTGACAAACCCAATTTTCCATCCCGAGCCAACTCCCACTGTACGGATGTATCTTTAACAGTGACTCTCATGAAAACCTCTTGTTCATCTTCCTCGACCGATCGCAACAAAGTGGCCATTGGAGTAGATCTATCCGAAGTGACGAAAGCTCTAGTGTACCCAATTCGACCCGAATTTCCACTAGCTTCAACTTcctttgagctcccactcaaacaagacCTCTCAACAATACCGGAAAGCATTAGCATGCTAGGACTTTTAATACCCACAAAATCACCTAGCAATTCCTCCTTAGGaacatcaaccatatacatggtcCTCTTTTAAACCCGCGAGCGACTACATAATCTCCCTTAAACACTACCcacttttgatctccaaatagAACATGACAATTATCGTCATCCAATTGCCCAACCTAGATCAACAGACTCTTGAGCTTTGGAACGAACCGCACATCCTTCAAGATCCAAGCATAAT
This genomic stretch from Rutidosis leptorrhynchoides isolate AG116_Rl617_1_P2 chromosome 11, CSIRO_AGI_Rlap_v1, whole genome shotgun sequence harbors:
- the LOC139877076 gene encoding peroxidase 27-like, with translation MAVFKNLLCVFMLQMMVQALLLSHVNGQGLKVGFYEKSCPEAEKIVYKVISDVMAVAPSLSGPLLRMHFHDCFIKGCDGSVLLDSPTNQSEKFSIPNLTLRGYNIIDRVKTALEKACPGVVSCADIVAIVARDVTVATMGPHWYVETGRRDGRVSLISDPLNPVSGLPPFFLNITSLKASFALRGLNSKDLVVLSGGHTIGMSHCSSFTSRLYNFTGKGDTDPTMDPNYIAQLKKKCKPADPTTIAELDPGSFLTFDDSYYRLLTKRRGLLTSDAALLDDPETKAYLIQATGHDSTFFEDFGVSMIKMGRIGVLTGSEGEVRKVCSKIN